A window of Juglans regia cultivar Chandler chromosome 7, Walnut 2.0, whole genome shotgun sequence contains these coding sequences:
- the LOC109001981 gene encoding protein NODULATION SIGNALING PATHWAY 1, whose amino-acid sequence MSATKNIIMEEPEPNPTPDHILDWIEDSVSFFPSFLNDPYNSDDINGYQWWDESQDLIDSSTVTSLNTTATDTSTAPINPTIFNQPSPPDSSKKRKASDHPLPKPSQNHQNPRKNQSRRTRHADDGDAAVEEVVVVKKSVGNKKGTSKATGSNGNNGNKEGRWAEQLLNPCAAAISVGNMSRVQHLLCVLHELANHTGDANHRLAFHGLRALAQHLSITSTSSSSVGQTFASTDARFFQQSLLKFYEVSPWFAFPNNIANSSILQILAEEPDRSQNLHILDIGVSHGVQWPTLLEALTRRPGGPPPLVRITVIAATVENDQNKESPFSVGPPGDNLSSRLLSFAKFMNVNLQINRLDNHPLKSLSAQVINIAHDETLIVCAQFRLHHLNHKSPDERTEFLRLLRSMEPKGVILSENNMECSCKNCGDFATGFSRRVDYLWRFLDSTSSAFKGRESDDRRLMEGEAAKALTNWGEMNEGKEKWCERMRGVGFVGEMFGEDAIDGARALLRKYDSNWEMRPEEKDGCLGLWWKGQPVSFCSLWKMDMKTNGS is encoded by the coding sequence ATGTCTGCgaccaaaaatattatcatggaAGAACCAGAGCCGAACCCCACCCCAGATCACATCCTGGACTGGATAGAAGACTCGGTTTCATTCTTTCCGTCTTTCTTGAATGACCCATACAATTCGGATGATATCAACGGCTACCAGTGGTGGGATGAAAGCCAAGATCTGATTGACTCGAGTACTGTCACCTCTCTCAACACCACTGCCACCGACACCAGCACAGCACCCATTAACCCCACCATTTTTAATCAGCCATCGCCGCCCGATTCATCCAAGAAGCGGAAAGCCTCCGATCACCCCCTTCCCAAACCATCCCAAAACCACCAAAATCCGCGGAAGAATCAAAGCCGTCGAACCAGACACGCTGACGATGGGGATGCAGCAGTTGAAGAGGTTGTGGTGGTTAAGAAATCAGTTGGAAATAAGAAAGGCACTAGCAAGGCCACAGGAAGTAACGGTAATAACGGTAACAAGGAAGGCAGATGGGCTGAGCAGCTACTCAACCCTTGCGCGGCTGCCATCAGCGTGGGCAATATGTCACGCGTACAGCACCTTCTCTGCGTTCTCCACGAGCTCGCAAACCACACCGGCGATGCCAACCACCGTCTCGCCTTCCATGGACTCCGAGCACTGGCACAACACCTATCCATCACCTCCACTTCCTCCTCCTCAGTGGGGCAGACCTTTGCTTCCACGGATGCAAGATTCTTCCAACAATCACTACTCAAATTTTACGAGGTCAGTCCCTGGTTTGCCTTCCCCAACAACATAGCAAACTCTTCTATCCTTCAAATTCTTGCGGAAGAGCCTGACCGCTCGCAAAATCTTCATATTCTTGATATTGGGGTCTCTCATGGCGTGCAATGGCCAACCCTGCTTGAGGCCTTGACTCGCAGACCAGGAGGACCGCCTCCACTAGTCCGCATCACTGTCATCGCTGCCACCGTTGAAAATGATCAAAACAAAGAGAGCCCCTTTTCCGTAGGGCCACCCGGAGACAACCTTTCCTCTCGGCTTCTCAGTTTCGCCAAGTTCATGAACGTTAATTTGCAGATCAACCGGCTCGATAATCATCCCTTGAAAAGCCTGAGTGCGCAGGTCATAAACATAGCTCATGATGAAACCTTAATAGTCTGCGCGCAATTTAGGCTTCACCACCTGAATCACAAATCCCCGGATGAAAGAACCGAGTTCTTGAGACTACTGAGGAGCATGGAGCCAAAGGGAGTGATTTTGAGCGAAAACAACATGGAATGTAGCTGCAAGAATTGTGGGGATTTTGCAACTGGGTTCTCTCGACGAGTGGATTACTTGTGGAGGTTTTTGGACTCAACAAGCTCGGCTTTCAAGGGGCGAGAGAGCGATGATAGGAGACTGATGGAAGGAGAGGCGGCAAAGGCTTTGACGAATTGGGGAGAGATGAATGAAGGGAAAGAGAAGTGGTGTGAGAGAATGAGAGGGGTGGGGTTTGTAGGAGAGATGTTTGGAGAGGATGCCATTGACGGGGCTCGAGCTCTGTTGAGGAAGTACGATAGTAATTGGGAGATGAGACCAGAGGAGAAAGATGGTTGTTTGGGATTGTGGTGGAAAGGGCAGccagtttcattttgttctctGTGGAAGATGGATATGAAAACTAATGGCAGTTGA
- the LOC118348950 gene encoding probable disease resistance RPP8-like protein 4: MKKHLIRDVEHQIQFIDLQLFVLDAFLKDLKNVKLETAMEKALVMEVKDFIAAKKNSLPSVFNFWIPRMILKRQIDRIDDGFRGLYEAKEKYGFKFVRRQQQSLPHQTKYHPDDTKAESDPSMEISRIEYLIQLIHRSVDVYRIEEIRQKPSSLIGLEEDEHALVSQLINEPYPVVSIVDYSDNALHDDVANQVPRTNWLEEVKVSLKEKKCLLVLDNISTKEAWNSVQAEFSKKEDGSKILLTTRDRKVASHASQNPTAHHLRLRTKEESWQLFIHKVQFPPDLPSEVEALPTAKKLVEICGGLPRAIDILVDKISGKGVTGPCYSPVAGSQPIPADGNETVDDVAEKKLLELIDLNIIRVVQKKINGKIKTCQLPGFLRERCLSKFARYSNLHSFLSFDFREGNKPGEDIGNFLRRTIASFQLLRVLDLELVFRQQLPDSIGNLIELRYLGLRWTYLETIPSSIGKLLNLHTLDVKHTCLRELEIRSCKRLEVPTGLNHLKSLLELTLTDMPENFAETIKEKRNDIFRSDVASFPVITIKKLASS; the protein is encoded by the exons ATGAAGAAACATTTAATTCGGGATGTGGAACATCAGATACAGTTTATCGATTTGCAATTGTTCGTACTGGATGCTTTTCTCAAAGATTTGAAGAACGTTAAATTAGAAACGGCAATGGAAAAGGCCTTGGTGATGGAAGTCAAGGACTTCATTGCCGCAAAGAAAAATAGCCTGCCTTCAGTTTTCAACTTCTGGATCCCAAGAATGATACTTAAGAGGCAGATAGACAGGATCGACGATGGCTTCAGAGGCTTGTACGAAGCAAAGGAGAAATACGGTTTTAAATTTGTCAGAAGGCAACAACAGAGTCTCCCACATCAGA CCAAGTACCATCCAGATGACACAAAAGCAGAGTCAGATCCTTCCATGGAAATTAGCCGGATAGAGTATCTTATCCAGCTTATTCATAGAAGCGTCGATGTATATCGCATTGAGGAAATTAGGCAAAAGCCAAGCTCACTCATCGGCTTGGAAGAAGACGAACATGCATTGGTCTCGCAACTGATCAATGAACCCTACCCTGTTGTTTCCATTGTGGAT TACAGTGACAATGCACTCCACGACGATGTAGCAAACCAAGTCCCAAGGACCAACTGGCTCGAGGAAGTGAAGGTGtccttgaaggagaagaaatgCCTTCTAGTTCTGGATAACATCTCGACAAAGGAAGCCTGGAATTCTGTACAAGCAGAATTCTCAAAGAAGGAAGATGGGAGCAAGATTTTGCTCACCACACGCGACAGGAAAGTGGCTTCACATGCTAGCCAAAACCCCACAGCCCACCACCTTCGACTACGAACTAAAGAAGAGAGCTGGCAGTTGTTTATCCACAAGGTGCAATTTCCACCCGACCTCCCTTCAGAGGTAGAAGCACTACCAACAGCGAAAAAACTGGTAGAAATATGTGGGGGTTTACCACGAGCAATTGATATTCTTGTTGATAAAATTTCAGGGAAAGGTGTGACTGGACCATGCTACAGTCCCGTGGCTGGGAGCC AGCCAATACCTGCTGATGGTAATGAAACTGTTGATGATGTTGCGGAGAAGAAATTATTAGAGCTGATAGACCTAAATATTATCCGAGTTGTGCAAAAAAAGATTAATGGGAAAATCAAGACATGCCAGTTGCCGGGTTTCCTGCGAGAACGTTGCTTGTCCAA ATTTGCACGTTATAGCAACCTTCACTCCTTCCTGTCCTTTGATTTTCGAGAAGGAAACAAACCTGGAGAAGATATAGGGAATTTCCTCCGCAGGACAATTGCAAGCTTCCAACTTTTACGTGTTCTTGATCTCGAACTTGTATTCAGACAGCAACTGCCCGACTCCATAGGCAACTTGATTGAACTGAGGTATCTTGGCTTAAGGTGGACATACCTCGAGACGATCCCATCATCCATTGGCAAATTGTTGAACCTTCATACTCTAGATGTGAAGCATACTTGTCTCAGGGAGTTGGAGATCAGGTCGTGCAAGAGATTGGAGGTTCCCACTGGGTTAAACCACTTAAAGTCCCTCCTTGAATTGACGCTGACAGACATGCCAGAAAATTTCGCAGAAACAatcaaggaaaaaagaaatgacataTTTCGGTCTGATGTTGCCTCATTTCCTGTCATCACTATAAAGAAATTGGCTTCAAGCTGA
- the LOC109001982 gene encoding E3 ubiquitin-protein ligase SPL2, whose product MSSHEQALVSLLSQLALSLDGAVLGVALAYAAVRSLLKFTATSSSLRKIRKAPSLKVSDLRSILTVDDDSSEGQSHPSDQSIVVVRGTVEAKSAVDPNWKNFKPNVLVSQESGDKAVVIQRTQTCIYNEWKGVFGWTSDLRALFARSWREQESTSLRTVPFVLVEGYGWSPDFVVVNVDGSRHCLPLTTVYHQLQPINASPYTFLQALFGHEYPVGMLDEVKILPLGKDITAVGLCSVKNGIPEIKSCKDLPYFLSDMTKDQMIVDLAFRSKVLLWSGFALSSLSIGILGYAVVRNWSRWKEWRQHRQLQQHRQATSNDAASQIAAEEETGDVPDGELCVICLMRRRRSAFDPCGHLVCCQSCAISVERESTPKCPVCRQEIRKSLRIYDS is encoded by the exons ATGTCTTCGCACGAGCAAGCCCTAGTCTCCCTCCTCTCCCAACTAGCTCTCTCCTTAGACGGTGCCGTTTTGGGCGTGGCGTTGGCCTACGCCGCCGTACGCTCTCTTCTCAAATTCACGGCCACCTCATCCTCCCTCCGTAAAATCCGCAAGGCTCCTTCCCTTAAAGTCTCCGACCTTCGCTCCATCCTCACCGTCGATGACGACTCCTCCGAAGGTCAGTCACATCCGTCTGATCAAAGTATCGTCGTTGTTCGCGGCACCGTCGAGGCCAAATCCGCCGTCGATCCCAATTGGAAGAACTTCAAGCCGAATGTTTTGGTCTCTCAAGAGTCCGGAGACAAAGCCGTTGTCATTCAAAGAactcaaacg TGCATATACAACGAATGGAAGGGCGTTTTTGGATGGACTTCTGATCTACGCGCACTATTTGCAAGATCCTGGCGAGAACAAGAGTCAACCTCATTGAGAACA GTTCCTTTTGTTCTTGTTGAAGGTTATGGCTGGTCACCTGATTTTGTTGTTGTGAACGTGGATGGCTCTAGACATTGCCTGCCTCTCACTACAGTTTATCATCAACTGCAGCCCATTAATGCTTCTCCGTACACATTCCTTCAGGCACTTTTTGGTCATGAATACCCC GTTGGAATGCTCGATGAAGTGAAAATCCTTCCATTAGGAAAGGATATCACTGCTGTTGGCTTGTGCAGTGTCAAAAATGGAATTCCTGAGATCAAGTCGTGCAAGGATCTTCCCTACTTTTT GTCTGACATGACCAAGGATCAGATGATTGTAGATCTTGCCTTCAGGAGCAAAGTACTTCTGTGGAGTGGTTTTGCTCTCAGTTCGCTGTCAATTGGTATACTTGGCTATGCCGTTGTGAG GAATTGGAGTAGATGGAAAGAATGGAGGCAACATAGACAGCTGCAGCAACACAGACAGGCTACAAGTAATGATGCGGCATCTCAGATTGCAGCAGAGGAGGAGACAGGAGATGTTCCGGATGGAGAGTTGTGTGTGATCTGTCTGATGAGGAGAAGGCGATCTGCATTTGATCCATGTGGGCACCTGGTGTGCTGCCAAAGCTGCGCCATCTCAGTTGAACGGGAATCCACGCCCAAGTGTCCTGTCTGTAGGCAGGAAATACGCAAATCATTGCGGATATATgattcttga